The Geoanaerobacter pelophilus genome includes a region encoding these proteins:
- a CDS encoding DUF5666 domain-containing protein codes for MKARRLIVSAMVVTMAVAAAGCGSSSSGGSGVAGTSKGVITALGSIFVNGVEYATTSSSVTVDKSSGTESELKVGRVVTVKGSQSDDLHGIATTVEYKDNLEGPVDVTPTAGATQFQAFGQTISVNTTAATVAAGKTVFQGFTALTDLAAGSVVEVSGMPDANGIIQASYIEKKSSTLATSSIELKGAISTLNTTAKTFKINGLTVDYSVASLNDLSSGIANGLYVEVSGSGGNYTLGASPTFKATKVENDKEDANGTEGAKLSVEGFVTGFTQGNNTFKVNGQTVNTGTLSLSGIDMTKKIEVEGVLSSGVLMASRIKMSS; via the coding sequence ATGAAAGCAAGACGACTAATAGTATCAGCAATGGTAGTAACCATGGCAGTCGCCGCAGCTGGTTGCGGCAGCAGCTCTTCCGGAGGCAGCGGCGTGGCTGGCACCAGTAAGGGGGTCATCACGGCGTTGGGGAGCATTTTCGTCAACGGCGTCGAGTATGCGACCACTTCGTCCAGTGTGACTGTGGATAAGAGTTCGGGAACAGAGTCAGAGCTTAAGGTTGGGCGTGTTGTGACCGTCAAGGGCTCACAAAGCGATGACCTGCACGGTATCGCAACTACCGTAGAGTACAAGGACAATCTTGAAGGCCCGGTTGATGTCACCCCGACTGCAGGGGCTACGCAGTTCCAGGCGTTTGGTCAGACCATTTCCGTCAACACAACAGCCGCCACTGTTGCCGCAGGCAAGACAGTGTTCCAGGGGTTTACCGCTTTGACCGATCTGGCGGCAGGGTCCGTGGTTGAAGTGAGCGGGATGCCCGATGCCAACGGAATAATCCAGGCGAGCTATATCGAAAAGAAGAGTTCGACACTGGCTACCAGCAGCATCGAGTTAAAGGGAGCGATCTCCACACTAAACACCACGGCCAAGACATTCAAAATCAACGGCTTGACAGTGGATTACAGCGTCGCCTCGCTGAATGATCTGTCGAGCGGCATTGCAAACGGGCTTTATGTCGAGGTAAGCGGTAGTGGCGGAAATTACACGCTAGGCGCATCGCCTACGTTCAAAGCAACCAAGGTGGAGAACGACAAGGAAGACGCCAACGGCACAGAAGGTGCCAAGTTGTCCGTGGAGGGGTTTGTCACCGGCTTTACTCAGGGGAACAACACATTCAAGGTAAATGGACAAACGGTAAATACAGGGACACTTTCGCTGTCAGGGATAGACATGACGAAGAAGATAGAGGTCGAAGGAGTGTTAAGCAGCGGTGTTCTTATGGCATCCAGGATCAAAATGTCCAGCTGA
- the rhuM gene encoding virulence protein RhuM/Fic/DOC family protein → MTTDNTNDIIIYQSPDGNASLDVRLDHETVWLTQQQMAELFNKDSDTIGLHIRNAYKEGELQPDGTTEDSSVVQIEGTRRVRRKIRFYNLDVIISVGYRVKSRQGTQFRQWASRVLRDHIVKGYTINEQRFRDQAEKLADMRQTVELLARTLANRELVSETGKDVLRVITDYAYALTLLDRYDHGTLTIEETTRKTLHIITYDEAMEIITSMKHDFDGLFGIEKDQGFKSALGTIYQTFDDKELYPSIEEKGANLLYFVVKNHAFSDGNKRIAAAIFIFFLGTNGILYRSDGSKRLADNALVALTLLIAESKPIEKDTIVKVIINLINRLND, encoded by the coding sequence ATGACTACCGACAACACTAACGACATCATTATTTACCAAAGTCCCGATGGCAACGCATCACTCGACGTTCGCCTTGACCATGAAACTGTCTGGCTGACTCAACAACAGATGGCGGAATTGTTTAATAAGGACAGCGACACTATCGGCTTGCATATCCGTAATGCCTACAAAGAGGGAGAGTTGCAACCGGATGGAACTACCGAGGATTCCTCGGTAGTTCAAATCGAAGGTACCCGCAGGGTTCGCAGAAAGATCCGTTTCTATAATCTTGACGTCATTATTTCCGTAGGCTATAGGGTCAAATCCAGACAAGGAACCCAGTTCCGCCAATGGGCCTCGCGAGTTCTGCGAGACCACATCGTCAAAGGCTACACCATTAACGAGCAGCGTTTTCGTGATCAGGCCGAAAAGCTGGCGGATATGCGCCAGACTGTGGAACTATTAGCCCGCACCCTTGCCAATCGGGAACTGGTCAGCGAAACAGGGAAAGACGTTCTCCGGGTTATCACCGACTATGCCTATGCCTTGACGCTTCTGGATCGTTATGATCATGGCACCCTGACCATTGAGGAAACTACTCGAAAGACGCTGCATATCATCACCTACGACGAGGCAATGGAAATAATCACTTCCATGAAGCACGATTTCGATGGTCTCTTCGGCATCGAGAAAGACCAAGGATTTAAGAGCGCCTTAGGGACAATTTATCAGACCTTTGACGACAAGGAACTCTACCCCAGCATTGAAGAGAAGGGAGCAAACCTCCTGTACTTCGTTGTTAAAAACCATGCTTTCAGCGACGGCAACAAGCGGATCGCCGCCGCCATCTTCATCTTCTTCCTAGGCACGAATGGTATTCTCTATCGCTCCGACGGCAGCAAGCGTTTGGCAGACAACGCTCTGGTCGCTCTGACACTCCTGATTGCCGAGAGTAAACCCATTGAAAAGGACACCATCGTCAAAGTAATTATAAATTTGATTAACCGACTGAATGATTGA
- a CDS encoding FRG domain-containing protein codes for MAKWNLYWVTVPHSPDENCFVIAKNVQSAASYEIRSSGMALGDAHAEFVDHLPNNFEQVYADFLGKNSHDLPDYAREPLLRKLGASFTMIEGRHITLYKGRQFAVAGIEEGLLGKDPSLIRTVEDFIREVTRFGNDSWLFRGQQKCTWEFKSSLYRESAKTIRGRVKVENYEKALLDQFKLRAIPYLNISPKNDWEWLALAQHHGLPTRLLDWTVNPLVALFFAVDDHQNDCDAIVVAYQHKKPPIDPFAADPFAIKKIELYVPPHINPRVAVQGSVFTAEPPKLPKSSTPGRSIRHFFVSSKATTNIASELRTLGISREALFPGLDSICLNLKKVKF; via the coding sequence ATGGCAAAATGGAATCTTTACTGGGTTACTGTTCCTCATTCTCCCGATGAAAATTGTTTTGTGATTGCCAAGAATGTTCAAAGTGCTGCTTCTTATGAAATCAGGAGTAGTGGAATGGCTCTCGGAGATGCTCATGCTGAATTTGTAGATCATCTTCCTAATAACTTCGAGCAAGTTTACGCTGATTTTTTGGGAAAGAATTCACATGATCTACCGGATTATGCTCGGGAACCGTTATTGCGGAAATTAGGTGCATCTTTTACCATGATTGAAGGTAGACATATTACCCTATATAAAGGAAGACAATTTGCTGTAGCCGGAATTGAAGAAGGGTTACTGGGCAAAGATCCATCACTTATAAGAACAGTTGAAGATTTTATCCGAGAGGTTACTCGTTTTGGCAACGATAGTTGGTTATTTCGTGGCCAACAAAAATGTACTTGGGAATTCAAGTCAAGCCTCTATCGTGAATCGGCTAAAACAATTCGTGGCAGAGTCAAAGTTGAAAACTATGAAAAAGCATTACTTGATCAATTTAAATTACGTGCTATTCCATATCTTAACATTAGCCCGAAGAATGATTGGGAATGGTTGGCTCTCGCTCAACATCATGGCCTTCCAACGAGGCTTCTGGATTGGACAGTCAATCCTCTTGTAGCGCTTTTTTTTGCTGTTGATGACCATCAAAATGACTGTGATGCCATTGTTGTGGCCTATCAACACAAAAAACCTCCAATTGATCCTTTTGCAGCAGACCCCTTTGCTATAAAGAAAATTGAATTATATGTACCTCCGCATATTAACCCAAGAGTTGCAGTCCAAGGATCGGTCTTTACTGCTGAGCCCCCCAAATTACCCAAGAGCAGTACTCCAGGTAGAAGCATAAGGCATTTCTTCGTCTCTTCAAAAGCTACAACTAATATTGCTTCTGAGTTGAGGACTCTCGGTATTAGCAGGGAAGCTCTTTTCCCTGGATTAGATTCTATTTGCCTCAATCTGAAAAAAGTGAAATTTTGA
- a CDS encoding TldD/PmbA family protein, giving the protein MGRLESLPDSNEGYMKLQQMIDRIEALLKGRALDGWEIMAGESRNLSIEVKDQKVDTFRCSEPIGVSVRLLQGEGLGFSYSTSMAEADLSRMVDNALVGAVTQTPDPCNGLPQAMPIPQLTGLFDPELEQVTEEAKIARAMDLERLTLASDPRLKRVRKSSYGESFYSVAIRNSHGIAAEYCGTSVSSSIAVIAESKGDSQMGWDFGFSSRFDGVDVAKIAAEAARKATALLGAATIPTMRCPAILDSHVSGEILGVLASSFLAESVQKGRSMLAGKLGERLFSPILRIRDNGLLEGGMATTPFDGEGVASQDTLLVEDGQLLRYLYDSYCARKDGCASTGNASRGGVRGLPHMGVTNFYIENGATCAGDLLTGISRGLLLVDVIGMHTANPISGDFSVGASGFLIENGAITRPVKGIAISGNIMELFAKVEAVGDDLRFYGSIASPSLRIASLDVSGT; this is encoded by the coding sequence ATGGGCCGGCTTGAATCATTACCTGATAGCAACGAGGGATATATGAAGCTGCAACAGATGATTGATCGGATAGAAGCGCTTCTCAAGGGGCGGGCGCTGGACGGCTGGGAGATCATGGCCGGGGAGTCGCGCAACCTCTCCATTGAGGTCAAGGACCAGAAGGTCGATACCTTCCGCTGCTCCGAACCGATCGGGGTCAGCGTCAGGCTGCTGCAGGGGGAGGGGCTTGGTTTCTCGTACTCGACCAGCATGGCTGAGGCCGATCTCAGCAGGATGGTCGACAATGCCCTGGTCGGCGCAGTCACCCAGACCCCGGACCCGTGCAACGGCCTGCCGCAGGCGATGCCGATCCCGCAACTGACCGGGCTGTTCGATCCGGAACTGGAGCAGGTTACCGAAGAGGCAAAGATCGCCAGGGCCATGGATCTGGAGCGGCTGACTCTGGCTTCCGATCCGCGTCTGAAGCGGGTCCGCAAGAGCAGCTACGGTGAATCGTTTTACTCGGTTGCCATTCGCAATTCGCACGGCATTGCCGCGGAGTATTGCGGCACCTCGGTGTCGTCGAGCATCGCTGTCATTGCCGAGTCTAAGGGCGATTCCCAGATGGGGTGGGATTTCGGCTTCAGCAGCCGCTTCGACGGGGTGGATGTGGCAAAGATTGCCGCCGAGGCGGCCCGCAAGGCCACAGCCCTGCTGGGAGCCGCAACGATCCCCACCATGCGTTGCCCGGCAATTCTCGACAGCCATGTCAGCGGTGAAATCCTCGGGGTGCTGGCGTCATCGTTTCTTGCCGAGAGCGTGCAGAAGGGGCGGTCGATGCTGGCCGGTAAGCTAGGAGAGCGGCTGTTCTCCCCGATCCTGCGCATCCGTGACAACGGCCTGCTCGAAGGGGGGATGGCCACCACGCCGTTCGACGGTGAAGGGGTGGCGTCGCAGGACACCCTGCTGGTTGAGGACGGCCAGCTGCTGCGCTATCTGTACGACAGCTACTGCGCCCGGAAGGATGGCTGCGCCTCCACCGGCAATGCCTCCCGCGGCGGGGTCAGAGGGTTGCCGCACATGGGGGTCACTAATTTCTACATTGAAAACGGCGCTACTTGCGCTGGTGATCTGCTGACCGGCATCAGCCGCGGCCTCCTGCTGGTGGATGTCATCGGCATGCATACCGCCAACCCGATCTCCGGCGATTTCTCGGTCGGCGCCAGCGGCTTCCTGATCGAGAACGGGGCGATTACCAGGCCGGTCAAGGGGATCGCCATCAGCGGCAACATCATGGAGCTGTTCGCCAAGGTGGAGGCAGTGGGCGATGACCTCCGCTTTTACGGTTCCATCGCCTCGCCGTCGTTGCGCATTGCATCTCTGGACGTGAGCGGCACATGA
- the ltaE gene encoding low-specificity L-threonine aldolase has protein sequence MKPIDLRSDTVTRPTAAMRLAMAEAEVGDDVFGEDPTVNRLEGMAAELLAKEAALFVASGTQGNLIALLAHCGRGDEYIAGSMAHCYRWEGGGAAVFGGIQPQPVEFEPDGTLAVARVEAAIKPVDDHYARTRLICLENTQAGKPLPAAYLPEIRSLALRCGLRLHMDGARLFNAAVSQNLPAATIADHVDSINVCLSKGLGAPVGSVLCGSRDFIREARHWRKMAGGGMRQAGMLAGAGIYALQHHIERLSEDHANATLLAEGLTAIEGLEVTSAQTNMVFVTLTAADPAALEFHLKQSGVLVRGGRTMRLVTHLDIDRADIEQAVAAFCAFFSGRDH, from the coding sequence TTGAAACCGATTGACCTGCGCAGCGATACCGTTACCCGGCCGACTGCTGCCATGCGTCTTGCCATGGCCGAGGCAGAGGTCGGTGACGACGTCTTCGGCGAAGACCCGACGGTCAACCGGCTGGAGGGAATGGCGGCCGAGTTGCTCGCCAAGGAGGCGGCGCTGTTCGTTGCCAGCGGCACTCAGGGGAACCTTATTGCTCTGCTTGCCCACTGCGGGCGGGGTGACGAGTATATTGCCGGTTCCATGGCCCATTGCTACCGCTGGGAAGGGGGCGGGGCAGCGGTGTTCGGCGGTATCCAGCCCCAGCCGGTGGAGTTCGAGCCGGACGGGACCCTGGCCGTTGCCAGGGTGGAGGCGGCGATCAAGCCGGTTGACGACCACTACGCCCGGACCCGCCTGATCTGCCTGGAGAATACCCAGGCCGGCAAACCGCTGCCAGCGGCATATCTCCCGGAGATCCGTTCTCTGGCTCTCCGATGCGGACTAAGGCTTCATATGGACGGGGCGCGGCTCTTCAATGCCGCGGTAAGCCAGAATCTCCCGGCTGCGACAATTGCCGACCATGTCGATTCCATCAATGTCTGTCTCTCCAAGGGGCTGGGCGCGCCGGTCGGCTCAGTGCTGTGCGGCAGCAGGGATTTCATCCGCGAGGCGAGGCACTGGCGGAAGATGGCCGGCGGCGGGATGCGCCAGGCCGGCATGCTGGCAGGCGCAGGGATCTATGCCCTGCAGCACCACATCGAACGGCTCAGTGAAGACCATGCCAACGCAACCCTGCTGGCTGAAGGGCTTACCGCTATCGAAGGCCTGGAAGTCACCAGCGCCCAGACCAACATGGTGTTCGTCACGCTGACAGCCGCCGACCCTGCAGCCCTGGAGTTCCACCTGAAACAGAGCGGGGTGCTGGTCAGGGGAGGGCGGACCATGCGGCTGGTGACCCACCTGGATATCGACCGGGCGGATATCGAGCAGGCAGTGGCGGCATTCTGTGCGTTCTTTTCCGGACGAGATCATTGA
- a CDS encoding MMPL family transporter — translation MKQNRPGRLFAFVSTYPRAIIVVALLLSALSLFYAKSSMTFLTGRDSLMPSNAPFQREYYAYRAEFGDQEDIVVVIESGDASQSLAFGDALYARLNKTPGAYRELFYPGGLPFFRKNGLLFMPLEEIQGLSKTLTLAAPVLKDLAAAPSVQTLFTSITGQIDSYLALPPDSAEARNKLKSLSFMLASLDTGFKGFDGKNSALSMDSFLKGSGSGKPSLLESVGKQQVITILPVKDETSFVPAEKAIKSIRAELAELLKKPEFKGVQAGLTGVPVLEYEEMATSQKDMETATFLSLGLTVLLLLVAFRGVLNVIAAMVSLLVAISLSLGFATLAVGHLNILSMAFAVMLIGLGVEYGIQVVLRYQEGLKAGLPHIEAIDGGITRNILAIIMAGATVALAFATFAMTDFKGIAELGIIAAGGIIFCVLCTFTVLPAILVLMAKWRKPKPAQTGKGSVSFAHPVLAALFGRPWPIIAATVALSLLCALALTRTGFDYNMMNLQAKGLDSVTYAYKLMRSRENSGYFGVAVAKDRSEALELTQRLEKLPAVDHVVSVLSFAPDGQEAKLAEIAALRRVLAEVKPVPYDENLSVMELPAVFEGFRDRVAKLKSALEGRKAGEAPAVAGFLQTLDKFFGSLEKEKDRNALGMLREFQGSMFAQFPAKIAELKSSLEAAPVTDSDVPQQLKSRFVGKTGKLLLQVAPKQEIFDREPLAEFIAQIRTVYPKVTGEPVNVFESMTILRDAYLRAFGYAFAGIALILLVTFRSVKFALLGLLPLLAGLLLMIGGMWLGGIRFNVANIIVMPLLLGVGVDSAIYIINRYRNEGETPLQVVTSSAGVGVLLNALTILFSFGALMVARHQGVFSIGAVMSIGMTAVVAAFLVFLPALLIIVEGKRR, via the coding sequence GTGAAACAAAACCGTCCCGGAAGGCTCTTTGCCTTCGTCTCGACCTATCCCAGGGCGATCATCGTGGTCGCCCTTCTTCTTTCAGCCCTGTCGCTCTTCTACGCCAAGAGCAGCATGACCTTTCTTACCGGTCGCGATTCCCTGATGCCGAGCAATGCGCCGTTCCAGCGGGAATACTACGCCTATCGGGCAGAGTTCGGCGACCAGGAAGATATCGTGGTGGTCATCGAGTCGGGTGATGCCAGCCAGTCGCTCGCTTTTGGCGATGCCCTGTATGCCAGGCTTAACAAGACGCCCGGCGCCTACCGGGAACTGTTCTACCCCGGCGGTCTGCCGTTTTTCCGGAAGAACGGGCTGTTGTTCATGCCGCTGGAAGAGATCCAGGGCTTGAGCAAGACCCTTACCCTGGCAGCGCCGGTGCTGAAGGACCTGGCAGCAGCGCCGTCGGTGCAGACCCTGTTCACCAGCATCACCGGCCAGATCGACAGTTATCTTGCCCTGCCGCCCGATTCCGCCGAAGCCCGTAACAAGCTGAAGAGCCTGTCTTTCATGCTGGCCAGCCTGGATACCGGCTTTAAGGGGTTTGACGGCAAGAACAGCGCCCTGTCCATGGATTCGTTCCTCAAGGGTAGCGGCAGCGGCAAGCCGTCCCTGCTGGAGAGCGTCGGCAAGCAGCAGGTGATCACTATCCTGCCGGTGAAAGACGAGACCAGCTTTGTTCCGGCGGAAAAGGCGATCAAGTCGATCCGGGCCGAGCTGGCCGAACTCCTCAAGAAGCCGGAGTTCAAAGGGGTCCAGGCTGGTTTGACCGGCGTGCCGGTGCTGGAATACGAGGAGATGGCGACCAGCCAGAAGGATATGGAAACCGCCACCTTTCTCTCCCTCGGCCTGACGGTGCTGCTCCTGCTGGTTGCCTTCCGCGGGGTGCTGAACGTCATCGCGGCCATGGTTTCGCTGCTGGTGGCGATCTCCCTGTCGCTCGGCTTCGCCACCCTGGCGGTTGGCCATCTCAATATTCTCTCCATGGCGTTTGCCGTGATGCTGATCGGCCTGGGGGTGGAATACGGCATCCAGGTGGTGCTCCGCTACCAGGAGGGTCTGAAGGCCGGGCTGCCACATATTGAGGCGATTGATGGCGGGATCACCAGGAACATCCTGGCGATTATCATGGCTGGGGCTACCGTAGCGCTCGCCTTCGCCACCTTTGCCATGACCGATTTCAAAGGGATTGCCGAGCTGGGGATCATTGCTGCCGGCGGCATTATCTTCTGCGTGCTCTGCACCTTCACGGTGCTGCCGGCGATCCTGGTGCTTATGGCAAAATGGCGCAAACCAAAGCCGGCACAGACAGGCAAAGGATCAGTCAGCTTTGCCCATCCGGTGCTGGCGGCGCTCTTCGGTCGGCCGTGGCCGATTATTGCCGCCACGGTTGCGCTCTCGCTGCTCTGTGCCCTGGCACTGACGCGGACCGGCTTTGACTACAACATGATGAATTTGCAGGCCAAGGGTCTGGATTCGGTTACCTACGCCTACAAGCTTATGCGGAGCCGTGAAAACTCCGGCTATTTCGGGGTGGCTGTGGCCAAGGACCGCAGCGAAGCTCTGGAGCTGACCCAGCGGCTGGAAAAGCTGCCGGCAGTGGATCATGTGGTGAGCGTTCTGTCCTTTGCGCCGGACGGCCAGGAGGCGAAGCTGGCCGAGATCGCGGCCCTGCGCCGGGTGTTGGCAGAGGTGAAACCGGTGCCGTATGACGAAAACCTGAGCGTCATGGAGCTGCCGGCGGTATTCGAGGGGTTCCGCGACCGGGTGGCTAAGTTGAAGAGTGCGCTGGAAGGGCGCAAAGCTGGTGAGGCGCCGGCTGTAGCCGGATTTCTCCAGACCCTGGACAAGTTTTTCGGATCGCTGGAAAAGGAGAAGGACCGCAATGCCCTGGGCATGCTCCGGGAGTTCCAGGGGAGCATGTTCGCCCAGTTCCCGGCCAAGATCGCTGAGCTGAAGTCGAGCCTTGAGGCGGCACCGGTCACTGACAGCGATGTGCCGCAGCAACTGAAATCCAGGTTTGTCGGCAAGACCGGCAAGCTGCTGCTGCAGGTTGCACCGAAGCAGGAGATCTTCGACCGCGAGCCGCTGGCAGAGTTCATCGCCCAGATCAGGACTGTGTATCCTAAGGTAACCGGCGAGCCGGTGAATGTCTTCGAATCGATGACCATCCTCCGGGACGCCTATTTAAGGGCGTTCGGCTATGCCTTTGCCGGGATTGCCCTCATCCTGCTGGTCACTTTTCGCAGCGTCAAGTTTGCCCTGCTCGGTTTGCTGCCTTTGTTGGCCGGGCTGTTGCTGATGATCGGCGGGATGTGGCTCGGCGGAATCAGGTTCAACGTGGCCAATATCATTGTCATGCCGCTGTTGCTAGGGGTTGGGGTCGATTCGGCCATCTACATCATCAACCGTTATCGCAACGAGGGGGAGACGCCGCTGCAGGTGGTGACCAGCAGCGCCGGGGTCGGGGTCCTGCTGAACGCCCTGACGATCCTGTTCAGCTTCGGGGCGTTGATGGTGGCGCGGCACCAGGGGGTCTTCAGCATCGGCGCGGTAATGTCAATCGGCATGACCGCAGTGGTGGCTGCTTTCCTGGTCTTTCTCCCGGCGCTGCTGATAATTGTTGAAGGAAAGAGACGCTAG